A single Chloracidobacterium sp. DNA region contains:
- the secY gene encoding preprotein translocase subunit SecY: protein MEKFFGAVQNMFKIPELRRRILFTLGLLAVYRFGAHVQAPGINKVRLEQVWGEVAGTLLGVLDLFSGGNFRTISVFALGVTPYITASIIMQLMPVLSPAIKKIQEEGEVGRQKMNQWTRYLTVVLCSVQTFFVATWLHRNGIIAETWWATSMVVITLTTGTIFVMWLGEQITERGVGNGISLLIFAGIVIGLPRGLTQISDRVSAGDAMQTLGVLFLVIVIVALIALIVYVESARRNIAISYANRRVGNQTVRGQETSLPLKINMGGVIPVIFASSVLALPQTMFSAFPPDPNAPNSMWSKVYAFMQQFHGGDPYYELFFLSMIVLFTFFYITIIFNTDEVADNLRKHGGFIAGIRPGAPTAEYLNGILTRLTTVGALYLAFVAFAPQLLLSGFKVARLPFIGTALDNFFTSTPGLSWIPTGLGYQFYFGGTSLLILVGVAMDTVSQIEAQLVMRNYEGFLGAGSKLRGRRS, encoded by the coding sequence ATGGAAAAGTTTTTTGGTGCCGTTCAAAACATGTTCAAGATCCCGGAACTGCGGAGGCGTATCCTCTTCACGCTCGGGCTCTTGGCGGTTTATCGTTTTGGTGCACACGTTCAGGCTCCCGGGATCAATAAGGTGCGACTTGAACAGGTTTGGGGCGAAGTGGCGGGCACGTTGCTTGGCGTACTGGATCTCTTCTCGGGCGGAAACTTTCGTACGATCTCTGTCTTTGCACTTGGCGTCACGCCCTATATTACGGCGTCGATCATAATGCAGCTGATGCCCGTACTTTCGCCTGCGATCAAAAAGATCCAGGAAGAGGGCGAGGTCGGACGTCAGAAGATGAATCAATGGACGCGGTACCTGACGGTTGTGCTTTGCTCGGTCCAGACATTTTTCGTCGCGACCTGGCTACACCGAAACGGCATAATTGCCGAGACGTGGTGGGCAACGTCGATGGTCGTTATAACGCTTACGACGGGTACGATCTTTGTGATGTGGCTCGGTGAACAGATCACCGAACGCGGCGTCGGAAACGGCATATCATTGCTTATTTTTGCTGGTATCGTGATCGGTCTGCCCCGCGGCCTGACCCAGATCAGTGACCGCGTGAGTGCGGGCGATGCAATGCAGACGCTGGGCGTCTTGTTCCTCGTCATAGTGATCGTGGCTTTGATCGCATTGATCGTATACGTCGAATCGGCCCGCCGCAACATAGCGATCAGCTATGCCAACCGGCGCGTCGGCAACCAGACCGTCCGCGGACAGGAAACAAGTCTGCCGCTGAAGATCAATATGGGCGGCGTTATCCCGGTCATTTTTGCATCATCGGTGCTGGCATTGCCACAGACTATGTTCTCGGCATTTCCGCCGGATCCGAATGCACCGAATTCCATGTGGAGCAAAGTGTATGCATTTATGCAGCAGTTCCACGGCGGCGATCCTTACTACGAGCTGTTTTTCCTTTCGATGATCGTCCTGTTCACGTTCTTTTACATCACGATCATCTTCAATACGGATGAAGTTGCAGATAATTTAAGAAAGCACGGTGGATTTATTGCCGGTATTCGTCCCGGTGCTCCGACGGCAGAGTATCTGAACGGCATCTTGACTAGGTTGACCACGGTCGGTGCGTTGTACCTTGCGTTCGTCGCATTTGCTCCGCAGCTTTTGCTCAGTGGATTCAAGGTTGCCCGTCTACCGTTCATTGGAACGGCTCTTGATAACTTTTTTACCTCGACGCCCGGCCTTAGTTGGATACCGACCGGTTTGGGATACCAGTTCTACTTTGGCGGTAC